The Macadamia integrifolia cultivar HAES 741 chromosome 3, SCU_Mint_v3, whole genome shotgun sequence genome segment AATCTAATCTAATCAATGACAGTTGTTGACTTAATACAAGAAATTCTACAGATTTCATTTGTTTGATGGATGAACTGGATTGGAAACATTCCCCACATATGGCTACCGAAGAGGGGATTGTCCACTGAAGCCATATGAAAGTTAGCTAGACAGTCTTCCATTGGGATTAGAATATTAGAAGTATGGATCATATTATAAACTAAAGATGCCCAGTTTAATTATAATTACAAACTCACCCATGTTAAGTGTGGAATAGAAAAGTTCCAAGAGGATATATCAGGAGTGCTTTAGAGGGGAAAGATTCATTAAGACAAGCTGACAGAAAGAACAACAGAGTTTGAATCAGCAAGATGACCATGCCTAAAACTTCTGATGGAATCTCATCATTCTTTGGAACCATTCACATTTGTAGACCCTTAGGTGTCCTGCTCATATGTTAAGTTTCAGCACAAATGGAGTTTGCCAAGCGGCAAAATGGAGCTTTGAAAAATCTTAGAAATGGGAGAATGTGTAGTATGGTAAGCATATGGTACACTGTGGAATTACATGGGATGCATGCCAATGCAGGGACATTGGCATATAAATTTGTAGACCTTCCCCTGTCTATGCAGCAGTTCGAAATTGACACATAATCCGAGACACAGCAGAATTAGGGATCCTATGGAGAAAAGCTTCTTCATGTGTCTTAAAAATGCAGAAGTACTcacaaaaagggggtaaaaagCCTAATACGAATTAAATCCATCAAGGTGTCAAGCATCTTAGAAGTAGTAACAAGTCAAAACCAATTGTCAACAATGTTTgttctatccaaaaaataaaaaataaaataaaataaagaaaagaaaagaaaagaaaagaaaagaaaagaaaagagaagaaaagtgcAACCGTGAAGTAATACATTTTTAACAACCTTAAATGTGGCAGGTTAAAAATGGCAGGAGATAGCCCTATAAGGAGGTAGAATTTTCAAAACTAGCAATTGAATGTAAGAGAATATTAGAGAGAAAAGTTGCAAAGTgctagaaaaataagaacaatgTTGGCTTGAGGAGCCAAAAACTCAAGAATCTCAATCAAATGATATCGTGACTGTTACAAatgcttatcccaaaagcttgagTTGTTGAGTAACGGTTATAATAATGTATATCAATACAACCCCAACACACGCGCATGCGACTTGACTCATGACATTATCACGTGGCACAACATATAACACAAACACCTTGCATTTATCAGAGATTGAACACCTGGCCACCTAGCTTTGATACCATATTACAATCTTTTGTCCCAAAAGCTTGAGCTGTTAAGTGAGGGCCACAGTAATGTACATCAACACACAACAAgaagaaccaaaccaaactttTCTAGATACAAATATAGTGCCAAAACACTTGGACTTGGTGAGATGAAATGGTCTCCTCCCTCAAAAGCAAGGGAACAGTTAGGTGTGGATTGATTTTCTCCAAAGAATTTCAAATCTTGAAATGATATTGTAGCTCGCAAGTGAGAACAACATTCTAGTTAATAAATAAGAAGTCTCTGATGGAGAGTGAAggagatgttttttttttattttaaatgaagATGTTTGCAGATATCTAAAATGATTTCACAAATCTGAACAAGATTGACCAGTTTTTGGTAGCTGTAGatcaagaaaattttaaaaaataattttgaaaattaaaaccaggaaaagaataaacaaaaataagTGCCTCTGACCAGGGTTGAGGAATTGGGATCAAATTGGCAGAAATGGTCTACACTGTTCATGATTTTAGCCGATTCAGATCGGAATTTTTAGGGCTATTGGCTGATTCTGGCCAATTCTTGTCGATATGGATTGCAATTTCGATCTCTTGAACCATGCCGTTGGCACAAAACAGATCAATAAGATTGTAGAAATTAAAGAATTAAGAAAATCcggaaacccaaaaaaaaaaaaaaaaaNNNNNNNNNNNNNNNNNNNNCAtccttttttccaaaaaaaaaaaaaaaatgtagcatGAACTGGTCAAGAACCCATTCATATCAATCTAAAAGTAGGAACCAACattaaaaagagcaacccagtccCCGAGGCTCCGGCAACTGCAGAGTCTGGGAGGGAAAATGTACACAACCTTGCCCCTTTCTTTGCTGGAACCAACACTAATGCTAAGAAAAAGGTTATACTAAAGCTAATACTCAAGTATAAGTTCAATTCTTAATTTCACAATTCAAAAATCCATGACTTACAAAGAGCACAACCTGATTATACTAGGCTTCTAATAATCCAAAactatatataattatatatcatGATTTGGAGGACTTGAGGACATCCTATCAACAGCAGGGCCATAACTAATAAGGATAATATAAGGAACGCATCAGTTAGCTGCATATTTCGATAACCAAATCATCTAATTTTTGTAAAAAATGCCTCAACAGTCCGAactgttttttttaattaatttgtttTACCTTAGTTTTTCGGATATTCAGATCTTAACCTTTCATTCCATAAGTCCAATTTTCATGAATATAGCATCGTTGCGAAGCTTACTTTGTGTACTATCCAATGGTGTGGAATTTGGCATTGATTTGGTCAAAAAATTGGTTAAAAATACTTTCAAGTGTGGGATACATATAGTcaaaaatcacataaaataatgGCCAGCCGCACCATATTCAAATAATAGACATTTTTATGATAAAATACAGTCAATTCAAGAATTGGGTATTGCCAACGTCACCCATTAATTGAGTGCAACATCTATTGAAAGGAGTCTTTGGGCTATTGTATATTAAAGGtcaattcaccaaaaaaaaaaaaaagagtaaaaaccGATTTGCACCAGTGACTATGATCTTAAGAAGCATGACTAGTGGCATGCCACAACCCACTCTCAGTTGATTCGCTTGTAGCACCATGATCATCATAGGTGTTGTGAGAAGAAATCAACAATTCTAGTCAAACCTAGTTTCTGTAGAAActtaaccctaaaacgatgcagaagatgatgaaaaaataagaacaaacaatgcacacatatttacgaggttcggcaaaatTGCCTATGTTCtcagtgagatgagatgagatgagattctgcttcactatcaatggagaacagGGTTACAAtcctcgtcctcacacctctcagtattgcttgcattacgtAGAAAGAAAACCTCGCTtcaaatatatagaaaaaaaccATAATCTAGAAAGGACAAAATTgatctcaaataaaaaattcgagcaggggtTGTGCACCCCTACACCCCCGCCGTCTTGCCTAGTACTTCCTGAATTAAACTGTGActaaatacaagacatcatacaccaacaatttcTTATTTGGTTGATAAAACATTAGACAAATACCAATGACCACCACCAACACTACTATATATACACTGGGAATATGTTTTTTGCAGGGGAAGTGTGGCCCTTGCGTTTAGACACATGggggagaaagagaaatgaCCAGCCCActcccatgaaatgaaaaatgacgtTTCTATGGATGATTTCTCATGTCTTCATTGGCCCTTATACATGCACAAGAATCACACTCCCCCACAAGAAACAATTCCCATATACATTTTATGAAAAAGAAGTTCCATTGAAATAAGGCAAAGTACTAAATGAAGTCAAGGTAACTATTAGTTTAATTGAATGACAGTGACATGAAAACTAAAccacctccccctccccctccccctctttcatTCACAAGGTTGTATCCTTGGTCAAGTATCATTCAAAGGCCCGCCCAATGGTTCTCCCCCTGAACCACCTCCTCTTCCTTAGGGGCAAACTCATTCTTGATGTTGAACATCTTCCTGATTTCTTCTGGAGTTTTACCCTTGACCATATCAGCAAGAGTCTGGGATGTCAGATCCAGCAAGCTCTTGATATTTAGATAGTTGGATGCCAGGATGAGATTGAAGAGTGTGTCATGGTCAACCTTCATAAATTCATCATCCCAAGTCTTGAGTTCCTCATCGGCTGTCCTCTGATCTTCAGTCTTGGGAGTCTCTACATGCTTCTTACAGTATTCAATCACCTTCTTCAATATCTTACAGGCGACATTAGGCAATAGGATCCCGTTATTCCCCAAGTCGTCTTCGATCATGTGTTTAATAGTCAGGGATTCAAGGGCGACAGCCTCATCGACTTCAAAAGTCTCACCATCAGAGCTCTTCAGAGTCACCACCTTCTTGGATGACATGATTACTAAACAGAGAAGCCAAGTCAAATCCCAAACAaaccctagagagagagagagagagagagatgagttaGAAAGACTTACATGTTCTTTCTGTTGATGTCTCAACTAAGTAGCGAGCTCCCACCTCTGTAGGGATGATTAGAACTACTAGACCCATAAGAAGGAGAGCCCTTGAACCCATTTCCTTTTTTCACTAAACAAATTCTAAATGGAAGGATAAGGAAGGCCATCATCATCTCATCCATATTTATAGTAAAATATACAAGTAATAGGAAAAAGGTTGAGATAGGATCCGCTACATCATACGAATCAGCATTCAACATCTGTTTGACCTTATGCATTATAAGGATAAAGATGGAtatattttgaaacaaaaatgataAGTGTTGGATGCTGATTCACACGAGCAGCTTATCTGTTTTCAAGATGTTTTACCATCTAGGTTGCGTGTGGGTTCGTAAATACCTTCCtaggttttaatattttctaaaatatcctttaagatttcatttctttgactaTGAATGAGACCAGTTAGTAGAAAAGTTAGTATCAAGGTAATGTCAGCCAATTTCATGGAATGCTGTGTGGGATAGTAATTGGATGATTAAGTCAACAATTACTGACtttttctttggaaaaattAGTTACAAGCGATCGTTCATGTTGACTTGTCAACATGTCTCATGTAAGTCTGCTCGGATTCAGAATCATTCTTCTAATAATGATTTAGCTCCTGTTACTTCTTTggctgattttgatttttgtaataGCGATTGGGCTACAGTAACTGCAATTTTGAAGTTGAGTTCTCTTAAATGCCCATTATAAACATCAATCTGAAATCACCACAGCCTTTCATTAAATAGAGCAGCTCAATGCACTAGGCTCTTGTTACTCTTGAGAGGGGAAAATGTACTCAGCTTTACCCCTGTTTTGCAAGAGAGGTTGTTTCTAAGTTTCCAACCTGTGTCTATGAATAATATGTTGCAATTCACAGACATGTAAATTGAAACATGTCAATATCTATTGTTGGAACCAAAGATTATACACTGAATGCTTGGAAGTTTCGTGcagatttatatatataaagttgGAAGCTTCGTGATCAGTTAATAAGTTATTGGATGAATATCAATGCCCTAGACAAGATTGCAAGAATAACAAGAGCATCGGGCTAGTTTAAATtaatcaaaagggaaaaataatgcTGCATGGTCACGTGGCTCTATGTCCAGACACAAGAGTGCATGAAATTACTGTCCCACATGTGTGTGCTCTCATTGAACCTGTGTTGGTGTAGGGGCCACATAACTAGGTAGCAATCTCTTGTCTTGACCAAAATTAATAACGAAACATTTAGGAGAATGTTTTTGACTGGGAGTGTAGAGGCTTCACCAGCACGAGGGCCTATGGGATTGCACTTAATAGGGTGGGTGGGGCAGTATTTTGTTTGCTTCTGTGTTTGGGCACAACCCCTACACTCTCAAATAGAAAACACTTCCTCGAAACATTTTAATTTCAAGCATCTAATGCctaaaaaaagggagagggacaTGCACATTTTTTGTGTGTGGTAAGCTAGCGGTGGCACCAATttaggggtggggtggggtggggtggggtggggtggggggggggatcaTAAGATGGGGCATCATATAAGAGGGGATTTGGTCATTTCGAGGGgaaaaaagagatagacacagagaCCACTAGGTTGCGGCGTGCGGGTGGTGTAATTAgccttttttataaaaaaaaaaaaatgttagggaAATTGCCAATCTGATGTTCCTCCCTAGATGCATGGGAATCTGGAtgctttatttattatatatttaaatgttcttatatttttattttaagattaTTCACCCATGGCCAAAGGTTTACCCATAAATCTACTACTATTATTATTCCCCTATATATTGGAGGTTGAAAATATCCTTCATTGTTTTTTGTACTTATCCAAATGCAATGATCCATTGATGAAGAAATTTCTTCACAAAGGTTTAAGGGAAAACTAGATCCATGTATGATTGTTTCGTTTTGTTTTTAatgtaaattcaataaaaggaGGAAATTTTCACAAA includes the following:
- the LOC122072704 gene encoding SKP1-like protein 1A: MGLVVLIIPTEVGARYLVETSTERTLIMSSKKVVTLKSSDGETFEVDEAVALESLTIKHMIEDDLGNNGILLPNVACKILKKVIEYCKKHVETPKTEDQRTADEELKTWDDEFMKVDHDTLFNLILASNYLNIKSLLDLTSQTLADMVKGKTPEEIRKMFNIKNEFAPKEEEVVQGENHWAGL